In Hahella sp. HNIBRBA332, the genomic window CGTTCAAGGCAAAGCCACTCTGCGCAAAGCCGTACGCCGCGAAGGTCTTTACACCTACGAATTTGAGTTCCCCACCGACCAATCATCAACTGAGATCGGCGCCAGCGTCGCCATCAACGGAACCTGTTTGACAGCGGTGCGCATTGACGGGATTTTTATCGCCTTCGATCTTATGACGGAGACATTACGCCTGACCAACCTTGGCGACCTCAATGAAGGTGACGAAGCCAATTTCGAGCATGCCGCGCGAATTGGCGATGAAATTGGCGGGCATTTGATGTCTGGGCATATCCATGATGTCGCGGTGCTGACCCACATAGAGCGTACGGAGAATAATGTGGCGTTGGACTTTCAGTTACCTCCGGAGCTGCGCAAGTACGTCTTCGACAAAGGCTTTATTGGCGTCAACGGGGCCAGCCTGACCGTCGGCTCCGTCAGTAAGGACGGGTTCAGAGTGAACCTGATACCGGAAACACTGCGCGTCACCACCTTCAGCGCTCTGCAGCCGGGCGACAAGGTCAACATAGAGGTCGACCCGCAGACGCAAACGCTGGTGGACAGCTTAGAGCGACTGCTGCCCCGCTATCTGGAGAACCTGACCGCCGGGTCCTGATCACCGGCATTGGAAGCGCGCCGCAGTGGCGCGTTTCCCGCTTATCTCCGATAATTATTTCCTATGAGTTTTCAATCCGTTCCTTGTGCTTTCCCTGTAGGTAGTTAGAGACCCAAGATGCTGATTATTCCCGCCGAACAGACCATCAACTGGCGCAAGCCCCCGGTCGCCACCCTGCTGTTGATCTTCATTAATTTCGCCATATTCTTTTACCTCAGCGGCAAAGATAACCGGATCTGGCAGGACGCCGCCCATTACTACGATCAGAATCAGATGGTCAAACTGGAGGCGCCGGAATACGCAGATTACCTGCAACGCCACATCGGCCTGGGTCAGGACAATCGTTTCGAACTGTCAGCGGCGGCGCGCAAAGCCGTCAACGAGGGGCGCGGCGAAGAACTGATTCCCTACATGCTGACCGATAGAAAGTTTGTTAGCTATCTGATGCAGAATGGACAGGAGTTTATTGAGCCGGACGCGTTTGAAACCTGGAAGTCCCAGCGCATTTACCTCCAGGAGCGCTACCTGAGCCAGCTCAGTCACTTACAGATGGGGCTCA contains:
- a CDS encoding riboflavin synthase subunit alpha, whose translation is MFTGIVQGKATLRKAVRREGLYTYEFEFPTDQSSTEIGASVAINGTCLTAVRIDGIFIAFDLMTETLRLTNLGDLNEGDEANFEHAARIGDEIGGHLMSGHIHDVAVLTHIERTENNVALDFQLPPELRKYVFDKGFIGVNGASLTVGSVSKDGFRVNLIPETLRVTTFSALQPGDKVNIEVDPQTQTLVDSLERLLPRYLENLTAGS